The following proteins are co-located in the Cutaneotrichosporon cavernicola HIS019 DNA, chromosome: 3 genome:
- a CDS encoding uncharacterized protein (SecE/Sec61-gamma subunits of protein translocation complex), with the protein MSESVKELAEIPQSFIREGVHFMNRCTKPSKTEYIQLCRAVGVGFLVMGFIGYFVKLIHIPINNILVGGA; encoded by the exons ATGTCCGAGAGCGTCAAGGAGCTTGCCGAGATCCCCCAGTCCTTCATCAGGGAGGGCGTGCAC TTCATGAACCGCTGCACCAAGCCTTCGAAGACCG AGTACATCCAGCTGTGCCGCGCCGTCGGGGTCGGGTTCTTGGTCATGGGGTTCATCGGATACTTTGTCAAG ctcATCCACATCCCCATCAACAACATTCTTGT CGGCGGAGCATAG